Proteins encoded in a region of the Saccharothrix ecbatanensis genome:
- a CDS encoding ChbG/HpnK family deacetylase — MLIVNCDDLGMNEDIDVAVVESIEVGIARSCSLMAVGPSARHAVDLLRRHPGITFGIHLTLVRDSVADQWGPLAEGVPSLLDDTGRLFTADERATLLARARLDEVEVEFRAQIDAVADGGRDDILELTGTLAAGYGLAVRVWLDEGRRRMRRRRGLPVTDNPFLDSFSVDVDTKPARYARLLRDLPPGLSEWAVHPSVADHRSGHGGWQVRRSDYEFLISPRARELVDGEQITVIDYRPLQEVWASSTSR; from the coding sequence GTGCTGATCGTCAACTGCGATGACCTCGGCATGAACGAGGACATCGACGTCGCGGTGGTCGAGTCGATCGAGGTGGGGATCGCCCGTTCGTGCAGTTTGATGGCGGTGGGTCCGTCGGCTCGGCACGCTGTCGACTTGCTCCGACGGCATCCGGGGATCACGTTCGGCATCCACCTCACGCTGGTCCGCGACTCGGTCGCCGATCAGTGGGGTCCGTTGGCGGAGGGGGTGCCTTCGCTGCTGGACGACACGGGCCGGCTGTTCACGGCCGACGAACGTGCCACGCTGCTCGCCCGCGCCAGGCTGGACGAGGTCGAGGTGGAGTTCCGTGCGCAGATCGACGCCGTGGCCGACGGCGGACGTGACGACATCCTCGAACTCACGGGGACGTTGGCGGCCGGGTACGGGCTCGCCGTGCGGGTCTGGCTGGACGAGGGCCGGCGGCGGATGCGGCGGCGGCGCGGACTGCCGGTGACCGACAACCCGTTCCTGGACAGCTTCTCCGTCGACGTCGACACCAAGCCCGCCCGGTACGCCCGACTGCTGCGCGACCTGCCGCCGGGCCTCAGCGAGTGGGCGGTGCACCCGAGCGTCGCCGATCACCGGTCCGGACACGGCGGCTGGCAGGTTCGCCGGTCCGACTACGAGTTCCTGATCTCCCCGCGGGCACGTGAACTCGTCGACGGGGAACAGATCACCGTCATCGACTACCGGCCTCTTCAGGAGGTCTGGGCGTCCAGCACGTCGAGGTAG
- a CDS encoding DUF7711 family protein, translating to MVERAARSRALGEREPGLADVGLAVDDELRARLGEELAVSLRALRRQTRAYEEKRWSPGKLTTVSDALWRVSEGYLDVLDAQTS from the coding sequence GTGGTTGAGCGTGCCGCGCGGAGCCGAGCACTGGGCGAACGCGAGCCTGGGCTTGCCGATGTCGGACTGGCCGTGGATGACGAACTGCGTGCGCGGCTGGGTGAGGAGTTGGCGGTGAGCCTGCGGGCACTGCGCCGCCAGACCCGTGCGTACGAGGAGAAGCGGTGGAGTCCGGGCAAGCTCACCACGGTCTCGGACGCCTTGTGGCGGGTCAGCGAGGGCTACCTCGACGTGCTGGACGCCCAGACCTCCTGA
- a CDS encoding beta family protein, whose product MTFTPLVALKSKKGELDALRHLPAIPATRPAILVELLDSVGVAEGGQLLPGLTRAAVDAAAHDKPLWIDAHLLSATSPLARQPGGPFEFLDKQIGNALHDELGLLALDVTALIPVIADSATDDELRTISLLRQHRPRDVVVRVRGVATPPAEVVDRLRRVVSRTGVEAGQLHAVLDLGFVETVQPTQVTRAARLIGTVLDAIGPSSTTLLAGSIPAGRNGFATTARHRPEVPLWHAVTEQTGGVVNYGDYGVVHPVPPKGGAPGPRTVNPYLYYTAPGSMVALRRQLAREDGKPVRGAAVEAFTALAEELLARPEFAGRNFSWGDHELTRCGRGGGRTAGTVPRWIAIATSHHIGHVTRRAPSDL is encoded by the coding sequence ATGACCTTCACCCCACTGGTCGCGTTGAAGAGCAAGAAGGGCGAACTCGACGCGCTCCGCCACCTTCCGGCGATCCCCGCGACGCGACCGGCGATCCTCGTGGAATTGCTGGACTCCGTCGGTGTAGCGGAAGGGGGGCAACTCCTGCCTGGGCTCACCAGAGCCGCGGTGGACGCGGCGGCGCACGACAAACCGCTGTGGATCGACGCGCACCTGCTCAGCGCAACCAGTCCGCTGGCCCGCCAGCCGGGCGGCCCGTTCGAATTCCTCGACAAGCAGATCGGGAACGCGCTGCACGACGAACTCGGGCTCTTGGCGCTCGACGTCACCGCGTTGATCCCCGTCATCGCCGACTCGGCGACGGACGACGAACTCAGGACGATCTCGCTGCTCCGGCAGCACCGGCCGCGGGACGTCGTCGTGCGGGTGCGCGGAGTCGCCACCCCGCCGGCAGAGGTCGTCGACCGGCTCCGGCGCGTCGTCAGCCGGACCGGTGTCGAGGCGGGGCAGCTGCACGCCGTGCTCGACCTCGGCTTCGTCGAGACCGTGCAGCCCACCCAGGTGACACGGGCGGCACGACTGATCGGAACCGTCCTCGACGCCATCGGACCGTCGTCGACGACGCTGCTGGCCGGTTCGATCCCGGCCGGCCGGAACGGCTTCGCCACGACTGCTCGTCACCGCCCCGAAGTTCCTCTGTGGCATGCGGTCACCGAGCAGACGGGCGGGGTGGTGAACTACGGGGACTACGGCGTGGTCCACCCGGTGCCGCCCAAAGGCGGGGCCCCTGGCCCAAGAACTGTCAACCCGTACCTCTACTACACGGCTCCGGGCTCCATGGTGGCGCTGCGCAGACAACTCGCCAGGGAAGACGGCAAACCGGTGCGGGGTGCCGCCGTCGAGGCCTTCACCGCCTTGGCGGAGGAGTTGCTGGCACGGCCGGAGTTCGCCGGTAGGAACTTCTCGTGGGGCGACCACGAGTTGACCCGTTGCGGGCGAGGGGGCGGGAGAACCGCGGGCACCGTGCCCCGCTGGATAGCCATCGCCACGTCCCACCACATCGGGCACGTGACGCGTCGGGCGCCGTCCGACCTCTGA